In the genome of Triticum urartu cultivar G1812 chromosome 5, Tu2.1, whole genome shotgun sequence, one region contains:
- the LOC125511675 gene encoding folylpolyglutamate synthase-like, translating into MPHPPLAAAATLRRRLLLSSPLACFSSPRTRRIFSRAMESSSTTAAAAQHAGGVAEREYEEVLGRLSSLITQKVRADTGNRGNQWDLMGRYLQILELEEPIARMKVIHVAGTKGKGSTCTFTESILRSCGFRTGLFTSPHLMDVRERFRLDGVDISEEKFLKYFWCCWNKLKEKTDDDIPMPAYFRFMALLAFKIFSAEQVDVALLEVGLGGKFDATNVVKSPVVCGISSLGYDHMEILGNTLGEIAGEKAGIFKKGVPAYTAPQPEEAMVVLKRRASELGISLQVVDPLKPHQLKDQHLGLQGEHQYENAGLAVALASTWLEKQGHVDRMPLNHTDPLPDQFIRGLSSASLQGRAQIVPDSQVNSEEKDRDSSLVFYLDGAHSPESMEICARWFSHATKEQSQTCSKSRKILLFNCMSVRDPMRLLPHLVDTATQNGVHFDLALFVPNQSQHNKLGSKASAPAGPEQIDLSWQLSLQAVWEKLLNDDNKGSNSTDSGETSLVFESLPLAIEWLRKNAVEDPSTSYQVLVTGSLHLIGDVLRLLKK; encoded by the exons ATGCCTCACCCccctctcgccgccgccgccaccctccgccgccgcctcctcctctcctcgCCGCTCGCCTGCTTCTCCTCCCCCCGCACCCGCCGCATCTTCTCTCGCGCCATGGAGtcctcctccaccaccgccgccgccgcgcagcACGCAG GTGGCGTGGCGGAGCGGGAGTACGAGGAGGTGCTGGGCCGCCTCTCGTCGCTCATCACGCAGAAGGTGCGCGCGGACACCGGCAACCGCGGCAACCAGTGGGACCTCATGGGCCGCTACCTCCAG ATTCTGGAGCTGGAGGAGCCCATCGCGCGGATGAAGGTCATCCATGTCGCCGGCACCAAAGGAAAG GGTTCGACATGCACATTCACGGAGTCAATCCTGCGATCCTGTGGCTTCCGTACCGGGCTCTTCACCTCACCGCATTTGATGGATGTCCGGGAGCGGTTCCGGCTAGATGG GGTGGATATTTCTGAAGAGAAGTTTCTGAAGTACTTCTGGTGCTGCTGGAATAAACTGAAG GAGAAGACTGATGATGATATTCCCATGCCAGCCTATTTCAGGTTCATGGCCTTGCTCGCATTCAAGATATTTTCTGCTGAGCAG GTAGATGTAGCTCTTCTCGAGGTTGGTCTTGGAGGGAAGTTCGATGCAACTAATGTG GTTAAATCTCCTGTAGTCTGTGGAATATCCTCTCTTGGATATGATCATATGGAAATTCTTG GAAATACGCTTGGTGAAATTGCTGGGGAGAAGGCTGGAATTTTCAAG AAAGGAGTTCCAGCTTATACTGCTCCACAGCCAGAAGAGGCAATGGTTGTTCTCAAACGAAGAGCTTCAGAATTGGGC ATTTCACTCCAAGTCGTTGATCCTTTGAAGCCACATCAGTTGAAAGATCAACATCTTGGACTGCAAGGTGAACACCAATATGAAAATGCTGGCCTTGCAGTCGCACTCGCTAGTACATGGCTTGAGAAGCAGGGACATGTGGACAGAATGCCACTCAACCACACT GATCCCTTACCAGATCAGTTCATTAGAGGGCTGTCAAGTGCTTCTTTGCAAGGCCGAGCGCAAATTGTTCCAGATTCACAAGTAAATTCAGAAGAGAAGGATCGGGATAGTTCTTTGGTATTCTATTTGGATGGGGCACACAGCCCTGAAAGTATGGAAATATGTGCGAGGTGGTTTTCCCATGCTACCAAGGAGCAGTCTCAGACTTGCAGCAAATCTCGGAAG ATTCTTCTATTCAACTGCATGTCTGTGAGAGATCCTATGAGATTGCTTCCACATCTCGTTGATACTGCAACTCAAAATG GGGTGCACTTTGATCTGGCCCTATTTGTGCCAAATCAGTCACAACACAATAAGCTTGGTTCTAAGGCATCAGCACCTGCTGGGCCTGAGCAAATTGATTTGTCATGGCAGCTATCTCTCCAAGCAGTGTGGGAGAAATTACTTAATGATGATAATAAAG GTTCAAACAGCACGGATTCTGGCGAGACTAGCCTAGTGTTTGAATCACTGCCACTAGCAATTGAGTGGCTAAGGAAAAATGCTGTAGAGGATCCATCCACTTCTTATCAG GTCCTTGTTACTGGCTCCCTGCATCTCATCGGCGATGTACTGAGGTTGCTCAAGAAGTGA